A single Pseudomonas sp. MM223 DNA region contains:
- the tsaB gene encoding tRNA threonylcarbamoyladenosine biosynthesis protein TsaB (*Name tsaB), which produces MTTLLALDTATEACSVALLHDGKVTSHYEVIPRQHAQKLLPMIKQLLAESGVALNALDAIAFGRGPGAFTGVRIAIGVVQGLAFALERPVLPVSNLAALAQGALREQGVQQVAAAIDARMDEVYWGCYQATAGEMRLVGREAVLPPEQVALPTGSNGEWFGAGTGWGYAERLAVQVAASNPGALPNALDVLSLATFAWARGEAIVAEQAQPVYLRDNVATPKKH; this is translated from the coding sequence ATGACCACCCTGCTGGCCCTGGATACCGCCACCGAAGCCTGTTCCGTTGCGTTGCTGCATGACGGCAAGGTAACCAGCCATTACGAGGTGATCCCGCGTCAGCACGCGCAGAAGCTGCTGCCGATGATCAAGCAGTTGCTGGCCGAATCCGGCGTTGCACTGAATGCGCTGGATGCCATCGCCTTTGGCCGTGGCCCGGGTGCCTTCACTGGCGTGCGCATTGCCATTGGTGTGGTCCAGGGCCTGGCTTTTGCGCTGGAGCGCCCGGTGCTACCTGTGTCCAACCTGGCGGCACTGGCCCAAGGGGCGTTGCGCGAGCAGGGCGTGCAGCAGGTGGCAGCCGCCATCGATGCCCGCATGGATGAAGTGTACTGGGGCTGCTACCAGGCCACGGCGGGCGAAATGCGCCTGGTTGGCCGCGAAGCGGTGTTGCCGCCCGAGCAGGTTGCTTTGCCGACAGGCAGCAATGGCGAGTGGTTCGGTGCCGGTACTGGCTGGGGCTATGCCGAACGCCTGGCGGTACAGGTGGCGGCCAGCAACCCAGGTGCCTTGCCCAATGCCCTGGACGTTCTCAGCCTGGCCACCTTCGCCTGGGCGCGTGGCGAGGCAATCGTCGCCGAGCAGGCGCAACCTGTATATCTGCGCGATAATGTAGCTACGCCCAAGAAGCACTGA
- a CDS encoding putative protein — protein sequence MDVQTLRAEAFKALHERDSAFVIPNPWDAGSAKLLASLGFEALATTSAGLAFSLGRPDAEGALSLDDTLDNAGEIVDATALPVAADLENGFGDLPEDCARTILRAAEAGLVGGSIEDASGRSDAPIYDFGLAVERVRAAVQAARSLPFPFTLCARAENLLHGRMDLDDTILRLQAFAEAGADVLYAPGLRTVEEVRAVVQAVAPRPVNVLMGMAGVSLSVNQLQDLGVRRISVGSSLARAALGAFHRAALEIRDEGTFGYGEQALPFAQLNDLFRR from the coding sequence ATGGATGTGCAAACCCTGCGAGCCGAAGCCTTCAAGGCGCTACACGAGCGTGACAGCGCGTTCGTCATCCCCAACCCGTGGGATGCCGGTTCCGCCAAGCTGCTGGCCAGCCTGGGCTTCGAAGCGTTGGCGACCACCAGCGCCGGCCTGGCCTTCAGCCTGGGCCGCCCGGATGCCGAAGGCGCCTTGAGCCTGGACGATACCCTTGATAACGCTGGCGAGATCGTCGATGCCACGGCCTTGCCTGTAGCGGCGGACCTTGAAAACGGCTTTGGTGACCTGCCCGAGGACTGTGCCAGGACCATTTTGCGTGCTGCCGAGGCGGGCCTGGTTGGCGGTTCCATCGAAGATGCCAGCGGCCGTAGTGATGCGCCCATCTATGACTTCGGGTTGGCGGTGGAGCGTGTTCGGGCTGCCGTACAGGCTGCCCGTAGCCTGCCATTTCCGTTCACCCTGTGCGCCCGGGCAGAAAACCTGTTGCATGGGCGCATGGACCTGGATGACACCATCCTGCGCCTGCAAGCCTTTGCCGAGGCCGGTGCCGATGTGCTTTACGCCCCCGGGCTGCGCACCGTGGAGGAAGTCCGTGCGGTGGTGCAGGCGGTGGCACCGCGGCCGGTAAATGTATTGATGGGCATGGCGGGGGTGTCGCTGAGCGTCAACCAGTTGCAGGACTTGGGCGTGCGCCGTATCAGCGTCGGCTCGTCGCTGGCCCGTGCCGCGCTTGGGGCCTTCCATCGGGCCGCGCTGGAAATTCGCGATGAGGGCACGTTTGGCTACGGTGAGCAGGCACTGCCGTTCGCTCAGCTCAACGACCTGTTCCGCCGCTGA
- the rsmJ gene encoding Ribosomal RNA small subunit methyltransferase J (*Name rsmJ), which yields MEEQGTGIRVEAMSAEYAEQAKVWAERLSLPLQDESAGFAVQVGAEGLQIQQLGPQAPGPVRVDFVEGQAAHRRQFGGGNGQMIAKAVGIAQGVRPQVLDATAGLGKDAFVLASLGCQMTLIERQPLIAALLEDGLARARSDDEVGPIVGRMRLLTGNAIERMRAWEGEAPQVIYLDPMFPHRDKSALVKKEMRVFRPLVGDDLDAPALLEAALALASHRVVVKRPRKAPIIDGPKPSHSLEGKSSRYDIYPKKALKA from the coding sequence ATGGAAGAGCAAGGCACGGGTATCAGGGTCGAGGCGATGTCGGCTGAGTATGCGGAGCAGGCCAAGGTGTGGGCTGAACGCCTAAGCCTGCCGCTACAGGACGAGAGCGCCGGCTTCGCCGTGCAGGTGGGCGCCGAGGGCTTGCAAATCCAGCAGCTGGGGCCGCAGGCACCGGGGCCGGTGCGGGTAGACTTCGTCGAAGGCCAGGCCGCGCATCGGCGCCAGTTTGGCGGTGGCAACGGGCAGATGATCGCCAAGGCCGTGGGCATTGCCCAAGGCGTGCGACCACAAGTGCTGGATGCTACGGCAGGCCTTGGCAAGGACGCATTCGTGCTGGCCAGCCTGGGTTGCCAGATGACCCTGATCGAACGCCAGCCGCTGATTGCCGCGCTGCTGGAGGATGGCCTGGCGCGGGCGCGCTCGGATGACGAGGTAGGCCCGATTGTTGGGCGTATGCGCCTGCTGACCGGCAACGCCATCGAGCGTATGCGCGCCTGGGAAGGGGAGGCGCCGCAGGTGATCTACCTTGACCCGATGTTCCCGCACCGGGACAAGAGCGCCCTGGTGAAAAAGGAAATGCGCGTGTTCCGGCCTTTGGTGGGTGACGACCTGGATGCCCCGGCACTGCTCGAAGCGGCCCTGGCGCTGGCCAGCCACCGGGTGGTGGTAAAGCGCCCGCGCAAGGCACCGATCATCGACGGGCCGAAGCCCAGCCACAGCCTGGAAGGCAAGTCGAGCCGGTATGACATTTACCCGAAGAAAGCGCTGAAAGCCTGA
- the dmoA_2 gene encoding Dimethyl-sulfide monooxygenase (*Name dmoA_2) has protein sequence MPREIRLNAFEMNCVGHQSPGLWRHPKDRAWQYKDLDYWTDLAKLLERGKFDGIFIADVIGIYDVLGGNGDAAIRQAAQVPVNDPLAVITPMALVTEHLGFGLTASLTFEHPYPFARRLSTLDHLTKGRIGWNIVTSYLDSGARNLGQKALSDHDARYDYADEYLEVLYKLFEGSWEDGAVVRDRETGLFTDPRKVHEIRHQGKHFQVPGIHLCEPSPQRTPVLYQAGASSRGKNFAAGHAECVFVAAPSKVILKKTVADIRRRAVEAGRDPRKVLIFNMQTVIVDETDAKAQAKWQELKSYASYEGALALISGWTGIDFSEYQPDQVLEHIHTNAIQSAVEAFSTADPNKRWTVQELADWVGIGGFGPLIVGSAQTVADELQAWVEETDVDGFNLTYALAHETFRDVVELLVPELQQRGAYKTEYRPGTLREKLFGDGPRLPASHPAAGYRDLSRQPTPASNTEPA, from the coding sequence ATGCCACGTGAAATTCGTTTGAACGCCTTCGAGATGAACTGTGTCGGCCACCAGTCACCCGGCCTGTGGCGGCACCCCAAGGACCGTGCCTGGCAGTACAAGGACCTGGATTACTGGACCGACCTGGCCAAGCTGCTGGAGCGCGGCAAGTTCGACGGCATTTTCATCGCCGACGTGATCGGTATCTACGATGTGCTGGGCGGCAATGGCGACGCGGCTATCCGCCAGGCAGCGCAGGTGCCGGTGAACGACCCACTGGCCGTGATCACACCCATGGCGCTGGTCACCGAACACCTCGGCTTCGGCCTGACCGCCTCGCTGACATTCGAGCACCCGTACCCGTTTGCCCGCCGCCTATCGACCCTGGATCACCTGACCAAGGGCCGCATCGGCTGGAACATCGTCACGTCCTACCTCGACAGCGGTGCGCGCAACCTGGGGCAAAAGGCGCTGAGTGACCATGACGCCCGTTACGACTACGCCGACGAGTACCTGGAGGTGCTGTACAAGCTGTTCGAGGGCAGTTGGGAAGACGGCGCGGTGGTGCGCGACCGCGAAACCGGGCTGTTCACCGACCCGCGCAAAGTCCACGAGATCCGCCATCAGGGCAAACACTTCCAGGTCCCGGGCATCCACCTGTGCGAACCGTCGCCGCAGCGCACACCGGTGTTGTACCAGGCCGGTGCGTCCAGCCGTGGCAAGAACTTCGCCGCTGGCCATGCCGAATGCGTGTTCGTCGCCGCGCCGTCCAAGGTCATTCTGAAAAAGACCGTGGCCGATATTCGCCGCCGCGCCGTCGAAGCCGGGCGCGACCCGCGCAAGGTGCTGATCTTCAACATGCAGACAGTGATCGTCGACGAAACCGACGCCAAGGCCCAGGCCAAATGGCAGGAATTGAAAAGCTACGCCAGCTACGAAGGCGCCCTGGCGTTGATTTCTGGCTGGACCGGTATCGACTTCAGCGAGTACCAGCCCGACCAGGTGCTGGAGCATATCCACACCAATGCCATCCAGTCGGCCGTGGAAGCGTTTTCCACCGCCGATCCGAACAAGCGGTGGACCGTGCAGGAACTGGCCGACTGGGTCGGCATTGGCGGCTTTGGCCCGCTGATTGTCGGCAGTGCGCAAACCGTGGCGGACGAACTGCAGGCCTGGGTTGAAGAAACCGATGTCGACGGCTTCAACCTGACCTATGCCCTGGCCCACGAAACCTTCCGCGACGTGGTCGAACTGCTGGTGCCCGAGTTACAGCAACGTGGAGCCTACAAGACCGAGTACCGACCCGGCACCTTGCGCGAGAAGCTGTTCGGCGACGGCCCACGGCTGCCGGCCAGCCACCCGGCAGCCGGTTACCGCGACCTCAGCCGCCAGCCCACCCCGGCCAGCAATACCGAGCCGGCCTAA